AACCGACCATTTCTCAAGCAACTGTCATTCTATCATTGAGAAGAGTGAGAAGATATCCCGACGTAACAGGTAGATTTTCCTTCACTTTTGCTATTGACACGCAGTATCGAAGCCGCTTGACAGCACTGTTTCCACCCGCTACTTTGCTTAAAAGATACTCAGGGGAGAAGTAACATGAAGTGTCCGGTTTGCGATGTAGACCTGTCGATGGCCGAACGAAGCGGAATCGAAATCGATTTCTGTCCCAAATGCCGTGGGATATGGTTGGATCGCGGTGAGTTGGATAAAATCATTGAGAAATCGATGGTTCCGGCAAAGCCGTCGAGCAATCAACCGAGCGGTTATGATCGACCGCGTTATGATGATGACGATGATCGTTACAAACACGACTCGCATCACGGCGATAAACACTATCGGAAACGCAAAGGCTTCTTGGGCGAGTTGTTCGATTTTTGACACAAATAGCTTGAACAGTGGTAGTTAAAAATTAACTTGTGAACCAATGACCAATGACCAGAAAATTCGCGAGAAAAAGTGGGTTGCGTTGACTTCGATTGTCGGCGCATTGGTCATTACTGGTTTAAAACTTGGCGTTGGTCTCTGGACGAACAGTTTGGGGATTCTTTCTGAAGCGGCACACTCTGGGCTCGATTTGCTTGCAGCGGCGATGACCTACTTTGCTGTCAGTTACTCCGACCGTCCCGCCGACCGTGAGCATCAATTTGGTCATGGGAAGATTGAAAACGTTTCGGCGTTGTTTGAGACACTGCTGCTGGTTGTTACATGTTTTTGGATTATCTGGGAAGCATTTAAGCGATTGACAACGACACACGTAGTTCACGTCGACGCAAACATTTGGGGTTTTGGCGTAATCGTGATTTCGATCATTGTCGATATCACCCGTTCACGAGCGTTGAAAAAGGTTGCAAAGAAGTACAATAGTCAGGCATTAGAAGCGGACGCATTGCATTTCTCAAGTGATATCTGGAGTTCATTGGTTGTTCTCTTAGGTTTAGTTTGTGTCTCGTTCGGATACCCTTGGGTTGATACAATCGCTGCATTGCTTGTTGCAGCTCTGGTCTTGGTTGTGAGCTACCGATTGGGTAAAAAAACAAT
This region of bacterium genomic DNA includes:
- a CDS encoding zf-TFIIB domain-containing protein — its product is MKCPVCDVDLSMAERSGIEIDFCPKCRGIWLDRGELDKIIEKSMVPAKPSSNQPSGYDRPRYDDDDDRYKHDSHHGDKHYRKRKGFLGELFDF
- a CDS encoding cation diffusion facilitator family transporter; the protein is MTNDQKIREKKWVALTSIVGALVITGLKLGVGLWTNSLGILSEAAHSGLDLLAAAMTYFAVSYSDRPADREHQFGHGKIENVSALFETLLLVVTCFWIIWEAFKRLTTTHVVHVDANIWGFGVIVISIIVDITRSRALKKVAKKYNSQALEADALHFSSDIWSSLVVLLGLVCVSFGYPWVDTIAALLVAALVLVVSYRLGKKTIDTLLDTSLPQAELDWLHNYLTKLTAPVNGYHGLRTRMSGSIRYIELHLEVEPALTVETAHAIAESVMKDIETKFTGASVIVHLDPYNDEAVDRLQLDS